AGTACACAAGGCATGTTATGGGTGCACAGCATGCGACTGATAACACTGATACTGTAAAGGAAAAACATATTCTTCTTTCATTAGCTGTTGAGATGAAATGCTTGGTCAATTagtcaactgacagaaaactaatCTGCAGCAATTTCGGTAACTGATTACTCCAACCCTATGCCAAACATTCTCCATTTatagcttctcagatgtgagaatttgtttttcttttgttttatatcaGTGTAACTCTCTGATTCCTAAAACCTTATCTACAGCTCAGACATGGCCAtacctgtttgtgtgatctgtgATGTAGcgcagcacagacacagcctTCAGGGAGATCTCAAACTCCAGTGCAGAGCTCTGAATCTGCAACTCCTTCATCAGGTAAAAAGAAAGATGTTTCTCATCAGTTTTAGTGAAATAAAAAGTCTTCTACAATGTGTCAAACCAAAAAACAGAACCATAAGTCTCTAAAGACTATTTTACCTCTATAGAAGATACATCTGTTTTCCCTGTCAGCTTATGTTGGTCATGAGCCCTGGTGCCCTCCCTGGTTGCTTTACTGGCCAGCAGGGTGAGTTTGCGGTGGCAGTAATCCACCAAGTCAAGAACAGAGTCATCAGCTGCCTCACACGAATCctacacaatacacacaagacTGCTTagtcacaaataaaaataatattttcataGAGAGAATGAACCAAGAGTCTATACTGCCTCAGTGTAATCACTtcaaaattttgactcatttaaaatgtgctgcaCATCAATACAATTTCCATTTGCATTTGTGTACATACTGACCTTGTGAAACATTATTGTTTCAAGTAAGTTTATTATCGTGGCTTCATGGTGGATCTAAGAAAGAGACATAAAAGAACATATAAAATCAGTCATGAGTGCTGCGAGCTAATTatcattttaaatctgtttacaCTCACCACCATGTAAAGTTGAAATGTGTTCTTGGGATTGAAGTCCTGCAGCTGACATAAGATGGGGAACACTTTTTGCTTCCACACTTCGACAAGGATCATCTCATGGACCAGAACAGGTATCTAGAACGcgggaggaaaagaaaacgaATAATGCTATAATCTGTCTACTATGCTGACGTCTTTATAAGACTTAGAATCTAAGTGATTGGGGCTCACTTCAAGAAAAGTTTAGTTACACTGTGATAGGGCTTGTCTAAATACCAGTGTCAGTTTAAAATCATGCGTACAGAGATGGCAGTCACCTTTCCATATGTCACCAGGAACTCCTTGACGAACTCATCATGCATGGCAGAAGCATTCAGTATTGCCTGCATGTTAAGTTTCTCGATGTACTCATGCTGTCTGAACCACCTGTCaacacacaaagtaaaaaaaaaaactgctgcttttctgttttatacatTACTCTAAATTTAATATCATTGGATTTTGTACTGTTAACCAGCCAAAACAACCAATTTCAAGCCTGTTACCCTGTGTTGGTGAAAGACATTGTTTactattttatgacattttatagactaaattaATAATTCATTATTTGGAAAGAGTTATCTAATTTCATAAGTGGCATTGTATTTGATTTAGACTTGACACAGGCCCGCCTTGGACTTAGCAAACAGTCCATCTATTGTTATGGGGGGTATTTTTCCCTGAGTTATTCTCATCGGACTGAGGCTGCAGTTTTTCCAACATTTTACATGTAACTCGCTAGTACAgatataatattttttcttatcATATTATCTTCATCAAATAAAGGTATCATAAACTGTAGAGCCTGCTGAGAATGTGACAAAACAGTGATGTTATTTTCATGAAGAAGAAACAGCCATTCGTGCTATGTGGAACACTTATTTTGCTAACGATTTGTTAACTTTTTCCATaccttattttgttttttttatcacatattCGTTGTGTCGGCATCTGCTACACACTGCACGCCGATTAGTTTGCAGTTTTCATGAATGTTAATCTAGTTAAGTCGTGTTAACTAACCTGCAAAGAGAAGGGTTAGCTAGTTTATGTTACCTGGTAGAGCCCACTTCCTTGAGAGGGAAAGTTTCCAGACTTTGAATGAATCCCTCTGCTTCGACAGGAAGAATTACCTTTGTGTCCATATCGTTAAAGGAAACTGCTCGACAAACTAtcgactaaaaaaaaaaagcaaacacacacacacacacacacacacaaacaaatttcaATATCACTTCAATCAAGTTGTTTCCGAAGTTAACTGGTGTTAGCGTCTCTTGCGGTTGCCATGGTTTCTCCAAACCAAGCGCACACTTGAACGGTAATGCCGTTTTCCGCCAGAGAGGGGCGGTACATCTTCAagtataaaacaacaacaacaactaaatCTGAAAATAACATGGTATAAAAATCAGCTGTGATGGATGAAGTATCCAGCTCCTTTAATCAGTGGTTAAAGAAGAAGTCATATCTTTTACTTGCAGCTCTACAAAATTATAAGAAAATATTCTAAAAGTACCAAGTTACTGACAGTGGGTTGCTTTAAGGTGCAAGCAGCAAAAAGTAAGTAGTATAACTTTCAGATAAATGTTGTGCAGTGAAAAGAACATTTCCCAAAGTACACAAGCATTCATAGCAAAAGTATATTCTGTTAAAgtacacactgcaaaaaaaataatgccCCTGTGGATGTTACACTATATTAAATTATTACCATTGCTTATGGTGTTATTAGAATTTTTACTGCTGTTGTTAGGCATAATGGAGCTAATTTTGACTATATTATGTGCAGCTGGATGGTTTAAACTATCGCATTTCCTGGGCTCATCATATGCTTTGTAAAagattaattttttaaaagaattATTATCTAAATTATTATCAAATAAATGCAGTAGTGTAAAAGGTGCAACACTGCCCTCTGAACTGTAGACATCAAAATACACAAGGAAAATTTGAGTACCTTTGATACAGAGCAGCActtaaataactgaaaatacatGTTAACCATGTAGTTTCAAAGCGGTGTCAAACTTAGATAAATCATTTTTTCCATCGTTTTCAGTGCTTCACTCTGAGGCTCATGTTTTGAGGCTGTGAAAGTAAAACTCAGTGCATAACATGATGCTGTGAGCATCATGTTATGCACTGTTTTCCGTAATCTAACCTGTCCTATCTGGTGTCTTTGGAATCTATGGGATTTTGACTTCAAGTTAAAGTACTGTTCTGTGGGTAAGATTACTGGTTACACCACTGGAACATTAGTTTCCAGTGATGAACTTGCCAAAGGGCCTGTGACACTGCAGAGGATTAGCAGAATCTTGCTCTTATCTGGTTTGCTCTGTTGAGTAGATGGGGATTCCCTTTTGAGAGGATATAGATTATGTAatagaaattattttaataaagacTGTAAAATTGCATTCTAAACCATATGAATAAATTGTTTTCCCATTTAGTGACCAAAAGAAAGGTGGGTgtgctttcaaaaataatggCATGAACAGTTTTTATCAGTTAACTTAATAAAAAGTGCAGGAAACGggaaaaacataaattaaaaaatattgtgtGACAACTCTTTACCTCCGTAAACTTGGGCACAGTTTTTCAAGGTACGTTGCTAGCAGGTTTGGAGAACCAAATGTcgtctgtctcagtgtcctctgtctcttcctgtggTCTCAGGCAGACTctatgatgttgagatcagggctctgtggagGCCACACTATCTGCTGCAGGATTCCTTGCTCTTCTTATCtctgaagatagttctttatgactgtggctgtgtgtttgggcttgttgtcatgctgcagaatgaatttgggaCTGATCAGACACCTTGCTGATGGTATATTAtgatggataagaatctaaacatctaGAGTGCCTAAAACTTGGACAGTGCTGTATATAACCAGATGAATGGAGCGAATATACAGTGATTTTAGATAAACTATCACACTTTGTTAGAATTTCTTTTATTaatcacatattttcttttctacaaTATTAATAAATATCACATTTCTCACTCCACCTAGATGGTGAATCTACAAAACACtacttcactttcacttttctcAGTTATTCAAAGAAAGTGCTTCCTTTCGTTGAAGGCATCTTTGGTTGAGGCATATCTGTGTCTTTCAGTCAGATGGCTGTCTGCACTacagagctgttgttgttttttgggtgtttttttttttttcagttcatatCACATCACTTCCAGCACACCACGATGTTGGGATCATTTTCCAAACGTTCATCCAGTTCCTGGTAACTGATCCCTGTAAAATCATGCCAACACCAGTCTAGTCAATAAACATGCcatttgaatgtaaacaaacttgTTTAAGGTATTTCTTAGGGATCATCAGAGAGAGCGTTAAAACCTGCCTGTTTTGCAACAGATCTCATCATAGCTATGACAACCGGTAAAGAGTCGAGGCGGCCTGCTCCTCTCATCACGGATCACCTTCACCGGATATTTCTGCAGCCGGCGAATGAGAGACTTCATCAGTCCAAACTGGATCAGCCTCCTGAAAGGCAAAGCGTGACATGATacaactgtaaataaatgtcaCTCTGACCTATTTTTCAAGAACCATAAAGTCTTTTCAGGAACTGATAACGTGAGTGATGCTGACCGTTCGTCAACCCTTTGAAGCTGCTGCGAGTAGCGAGAGCAAAGGTCTCGGACTGTGGTACCTGGACTCAGACCACAGTACAGCTGAAACACATCTCTCAGACTGGCCCGCTTTTGGcctgacaaacaaaaaacatggtGCAATAAACatcacaaaagaaagaaaaaaaaaccacacctGAGTTCAACATTTGCAACCTTTGTTTTACCCTGCTTGGTGACGTAGTTGAGGCACTCCTCCTGAATGGACTTGTCATCCATGAGGCTCTGTACTTTGGGAGTGGTGCAGTAAACATTAGAGTACTGGTGGGAATAGAAAGGCACAAGACAATCAAACTAAACCCACCTTCAAACAGTTACAGCAAAGTGTTAGCGTCTCTGAAAAAATAGGTCATTTTGAGAATGCAGCTGAAATActttgtggagaaaaaaaggtaaaagtAGTTTTACATTTAGAATAAATCTGTAATATTGTGAGAATAAGGTACAAAATTTATAACAAAAGATTTTCAAGATTTTAATGCTTATTTTTAGCAAATGCGTCAGAACAGTGTCAGCTGTTATATGTCCACCAACCTGAAGCTACAGGCTTTAACAATAACGACTTTTTTCTCTAAatattttgactgttttcatgCAAAAGAAAGTCTTCATTCAAGAAATCACAGATGCTTTTCCATCGTAAGTAGTACTACCACTCCAtagacacacagctgcagtggaATCAATCCAATTTGTTGCACTGTGTGAGTTTAGTTTTGTACCTGGTATATGGACACCAAAGTCACGACACCATAATACCTGTGAACGAAAAAGAGGCTTTGAGTGACTCTGTTTGGTTTCATTTGGAAATATAAGTTTCAACACACTGAATtacaacacacaccagcagtgTCATGAAGCGTTGGATCGTTTGAAAGCAGAAATTTTATAAAACAAGGTGATGCTTTTCTGAAGAGGTGACCCCCAGCACTGAGAAAAAGGAATAGTGGATTATCCTGATGTGTTGATGCGGATCAAACTGCAGTGACGTATATCCTGACGTCATTAATGTGTGGGCTTACTGTACTGAACATAGAAAATAATGGATGAGGGGTGTTTTGATGCGCGTCAGTCGCTTCTGGTGTGTGTTGCCCTTTGTTCACTGAAATGTGCTCACATGAGATTTTGCACAGCAATGCGAACAAGATTCAGCTCTACATCCGCCTCAGCTGAAATCTTCTGGATGTGTCTAAATCCATCAATATACGGCAGGATCTGCAGGTAGCAAGACACAGTGCAATGTTATTGGCTTGTACTAAGCTCCATGACCTGAAATGCCTGTTTAATAAGCTCCATAGATTTAACTATGTACCTGTAACTCTGTTTATTATTACAGAAGTGAGACTTTATTGTACCAATAAATGGCACCTCCTCCAACACTGCTGCTTCCTTAATAGATATGTTTATATCACTTCATGCACAACTGATAACAGAATTTCCGCATACATCCTACCACAATGTCCCTTGATGCGATCAGCCACGTGCTGCTGAGGGAGAGAGTTTACCTGTTGAGTGGTGAGATCCCACTGAGATTTGATAAAATGTTCTTTGCACTGGGTAAAGACTGGCACATCATACTCCTGGACGATTGGGGGGTCCTTCCGCAGTTGGATGAGCTTTAGATGCATGGTGTTTGATGTGTCtaaaacagagacaacagaacagaaaatgagactaataaaaaaaaagatcctgaTAGCTATTGTTGCCACTGCAGCAAAAGTAGGTTTTCAAATGCTAAACCATAATCTTTAATTCTCAATACTTATCCTTTAGACACCATTACTAtgttttttccccaaaacatttaaaggaccagtgtggaggatttaggtGCATCTACTGGCAGAAGTGGAATGAAACTAAGAACTGCTGTGTTTTCGTTAGCTTAAAATGAGCCCATCATATCTACACAGGAAGTGGATCCTCTCTCTCGCCCACCATGTTTCActgccatgtttctacagtggCCCAGAATGGATAAACCAAACACCAGCTCTAGAGAGAGcgttttgcatttttatgttaTCTGAAGGTCACAGTGGGTTCTCCTCGcttggaaagggaggggtgaggggatGGGTACTCAGTTGGTTGCGGTCTGCAAAGTCACTTCTAAATgtcactaaatcctacacactggtcctttaagtaaaagttgaaaatgaattaaagcACTGATTACTACTTATGTTTGCATTTTTGATGGGTCAATATGACTGCTAAATTTTTCAGACAAGACCCTTAACTAGTAAATTATAACCTATCCATTGCTAAACCCCTACAAAGCCTcactggtgtttttgttgaacGTGGTAATGCTGTGTCATGGAGCTTGCCTTATTTGTCTCTTTAGCAGCCAAAGTGTCACTAATTTTCACTTTGGACTCCTTCAGGTCAATAACTTTGAGTACTGCTGCAACAATTTCTTCAAAATTAGTTGTAACAAAATGAACAGCTGAAAAAGATATTTTCTGATAACACTTCCTCAACACACTTTTACAGTTAATCAATAAATCAGGACTATTTCCTGTAACAAACACGCATATCATTTGCATTTTGCTACCACTGCTAGCATGCATAAGATGCATAAGCGACAGCTGCAACAGCtgttgccacacacacacacacacacaaaaaaaagaaatattaccAATTGGTAAAGTACAGGCTCCTGTGGCATTGAGGTCTTCCATCAAGGTCGACATGATGGGTAGAAGTTTCTGCTTGCTCTCCTCATTGGAAATAAACCCACTCTCCAGCTGCAACACGAGAAAGCAAAAAGATTTAAGATCATGTCTGAGATGTCTGATTACTGAAAACAgtacaaatatcaaaacaatCGCACATGACAAGGAAAGATGATGAAAATACATTATTCACTACCTCCAGAGTAGTGAGGTACCCAGACAGCTTCTTTACAATTGGCTCCAGGGCACATGTGTTGGTTTGGGCATCACAAACAAGGCCAAGGTTAAAAAGGAGGGCGTTTCGACTGTACTTCTTGTGTTCGATGCACACAGGACACCCGATTAGCTTTTTTCCCATGGCAGTGctaaaatagaaaacataaaggaTAGTTTGATACCAAACAGGAGCAACATGCCATTCCcttatataaataaacacatatctcaaaggggaaaaaaatcaatgaattaTGACAAGGAGACAGAAGTGGAGTGTTACATTACATACACTGttattaatttgttttgcagttcTGGCTTGGTGATAATATAAACCTGAACTGTGTCAAAGAGCTCCCGTGAAATGTATTCCTCTGGGACCTGtcaggagaggacataggggacACTGCATGACAAAATACATCCTATAAGATTGACTAAGAAGATTATCTACTGTGCACTTCCAAGGTCAACACTACAACAATACGTAGATGGATTAAATACACGTTTAGCATTAATAGGATTAATGATTATAATTTGAAGTCCTTTATACATACACTCAATCACAGGGATGCATAGACTGTAAAGCTGCTTGTGTCTAAAGGCAgcaatgcatttttttcaaGGGAATGTGACAAATAGGAACACAGTAGTGTTCATACAGCACAAGAAAGCATCTTAAAATACTAAATATAACatattcaaatgtcttgttttgacCAACATACAGTCCTGAACCAGACATATTGAATTT
This region of Toxotes jaculatrix isolate fToxJac2 chromosome 3, fToxJac2.pri, whole genome shotgun sequence genomic DNA includes:
- the nprl2 gene encoding GATOR complex protein NPRL2, producing MMGMATRIECIFFSEFHPTLGPKITYQVPEEYISRELFDTVQVYIITKPELQNKLITVTAMGKKLIGCPVCIEHKKYSRNALLFNLGLVCDAQTNTCALEPIVKKLSGYLTTLELESGFISNEESKQKLLPIMSTLMEDLNATGACTLPIDTSNTMHLKLIQLRKDPPIVQEYDVPVFTQCKEHFIKSQWDLTTQQILPYIDGFRHIQKISAEADVELNLVRIAVQNLMYYGVVTLVSIYQYSNVYCTTPKVQSLMDDKSIQEECLNYVTKQGQKRASLRDVFQLYCGLSPGTTVRDLCSRYSQQLQRVDERRLIQFGLMKSLIRRLQKYPVKVIRDERSRPPRLFTGCHSYDEICCKTGISYQELDERLENDPNIVVCWK